A single genomic interval of Nostoc commune NIES-4072 harbors:
- a CDS encoding alpha/beta fold hydrolase — protein MTVTTQQLGTQDAFEKFIWTWQGYKIQYTVMGTGRPLVLVHGFGASIGHWRKNIPVLANAGYQVFAIDLLGFGGSDKAPIDYTVEVWVELLKDFCTAHIHEPAVFIGNSIGALLSLIVLVEHPEIAAGGILINSAGGLSHRPHELNPPLRMVMAAFNRFVRSPITGKFVYNRIRQKAQIRRTLYQVYKKREAVTDELVDLLYTPSCDPGAQQVFASILTAPPGPSPEELLPKVERPLLVIWGADDPWTPITGAKIYEEARENGKEIKIVPIPNAGHCPHDEVPDIVNAQIVNWLAQS, from the coding sequence ATGACTGTAACTACACAGCAGCTTGGAACTCAAGACGCTTTTGAAAAATTCATTTGGACTTGGCAGGGTTACAAAATCCAGTACACTGTTATGGGCACAGGACGCCCTTTGGTACTGGTTCACGGCTTTGGTGCTTCTATTGGACACTGGCGGAAAAATATCCCAGTTTTAGCTAATGCTGGCTACCAGGTGTTTGCTATAGACCTTTTAGGTTTTGGCGGTTCCGATAAAGCACCGATTGATTACACTGTGGAAGTTTGGGTGGAACTGCTAAAAGATTTCTGCACAGCACACATACACGAACCTGCTGTATTTATTGGCAACTCCATCGGCGCACTTTTGAGCTTGATTGTACTGGTAGAACATCCAGAAATTGCTGCTGGTGGTATTTTAATTAACTCTGCGGGTGGCTTGAGTCATCGTCCCCACGAATTGAACCCACCACTACGGATGGTGATGGCAGCTTTTAATCGGTTTGTGCGATCGCCAATTACAGGTAAATTTGTCTATAACCGCATCCGTCAAAAAGCCCAAATTCGCCGCACCCTCTACCAAGTTTACAAAAAGCGTGAAGCCGTCACCGATGAATTAGTTGATTTACTTTATACTCCCTCTTGCGACCCAGGAGCGCAACAAGTTTTCGCCTCTATTCTCACCGCCCCTCCTGGCCCAAGCCCAGAGGAACTTTTGCCCAAAGTAGAACGTCCTCTATTAGTAATTTGGGGTGCTGATGATCCTTGGACACCAATCACCGGGGCGAAGATTTACGAAGAGGCGCGTGAGAATGGCAAAGAAATCAAAATTGTTCCCATTCCTAATGCCGGTCATTGTCCTCACGATGAAGTTCCAGATATTGTTAATGCTCAGATTGTCAATTGGCTAGCGCAAAGTTAA
- a CDS encoding Uma2 family endonuclease — MTLSANQLKTEIIYPSSDGKPMAESDPARDYLIYAVEALDIYFQDRNDVYVSGNLFVYYKKGIPSAVVAPDVFVVFEVDKKKRISYKVWEEGGKVPNFILEITSASTQENDEEDKPKKYSLLGVQEYFQYDPTGDYLNPPLKGSYLFEGKYQPITSNFLPDGVSSFHSEVLGLDLRLIDGELRFFDPQTGRKLLSHKETEQARQEAEQARQDAIPRLLELGLSIEQIASTLSLSVEEARRFLE; from the coding sequence ATGACCCTTTCTGCTAACCAACTCAAGACCGAAATTATCTACCCCAGCTCTGATGGTAAACCGATGGCAGAGAGCGACCCAGCACGGGATTATCTAATTTATGCTGTAGAAGCCTTAGACATTTATTTTCAAGACCGAAATGATGTTTACGTATCAGGGAATCTATTTGTTTACTACAAAAAGGGGATTCCTAGTGCTGTGGTTGCTCCTGATGTCTTTGTGGTATTTGAGGTAGACAAAAAAAAGCGCATCAGCTACAAGGTTTGGGAAGAAGGGGGTAAAGTCCCTAATTTTATTTTGGAAATCACTTCTGCAAGCACTCAAGAAAACGATGAAGAGGATAAACCCAAGAAATATTCACTTTTAGGTGTGCAAGAGTATTTTCAGTATGACCCAACCGGAGATTACCTCAACCCACCACTAAAGGGTTCCTATTTATTTGAGGGCAAATATCAACCCATTACATCCAACTTTTTACCCGATGGTGTCTCGTCTTTTCACAGTGAGGTATTGGGTTTAGACCTTAGATTGATTGACGGAGAATTGCGGTTTTTTGATCCCCAAACTGGGAGAAAACTGTTAAGCCATAAAGAAACAGAACAAGCGCGACAAGAAGCAGAACAAGCGCGACAGGATGCAATACCTAGATTATTGGAATTAGGTTTGAGTATAGAACAGATTGCCAGTACTCTTAGTTTATCGGTGGAAGAGGCGAGACGGTTTTTAGAGTGA
- a CDS encoding MBL fold metallo-hydrolase encodes MFLTWLDSNSWLLEIGSKRILIDPWLVGSLIFSNLDWLFKGSRSQNRPIPDNIDLILLSQGLEDHAHPPTLKLLDRNIKVVASPNAAKVVQQLGYTQVTVLAHGETFTLDNQVEIKAFPGSPIGPTLVENSYLLKELESGLIVYYEPHGYHSPELKQAAPIDVVITPFIDMTLPLLGSIIKGQNSALEVVKSLQPQVILPTAAGGDVAFEGLLMKLIQTKGTAEEFRSLLEKNNLSTRILEPKPGDRFELPLEKRALAI; translated from the coding sequence ATGTTTTTAACTTGGTTAGACAGTAACTCTTGGCTGCTGGAAATTGGTAGTAAACGAATACTAATTGACCCTTGGCTGGTTGGTTCGTTAATTTTCAGCAATTTGGATTGGTTATTTAAAGGTTCGCGATCGCAAAATCGCCCAATACCAGATAACATTGATTTGATCTTGCTGTCTCAAGGTTTAGAAGACCACGCTCATCCACCAACGCTTAAATTACTCGATCGCAACATTAAGGTTGTAGCTTCTCCCAATGCTGCCAAGGTTGTACAGCAGTTAGGTTACACCCAAGTAACAGTATTGGCTCATGGTGAAACTTTCACTTTAGATAATCAAGTTGAAATCAAAGCTTTTCCAGGCTCTCCAATTGGGCCCACTCTGGTAGAAAATAGTTATCTCCTCAAAGAATTGGAAAGTGGTTTAATTGTATACTACGAGCCTCATGGGTATCATTCCCCAGAACTTAAGCAAGCTGCACCTATAGATGTAGTAATTACACCGTTTATTGACATGACATTGCCTTTGCTTGGGTCGATTATTAAAGGACAAAATAGTGCTTTAGAAGTAGTAAAATCGTTACAACCTCAAGTAATATTACCGACTGCGGCTGGTGGTGATGTGGCGTTTGAGGGATTGCTGATGAAATTGATTCAGACTAAAGGAACTGCTGAGGAATTTCGTTCGCTATTAGAAAAAAACAATCTTTCAACGCGGATACTTGAGCCAAAACCAGGCGATCGCTTTGAACTACCATTAGAAAAACGAGCATTAGCAATCTAA
- a CDS encoding metal ABC transporter substrate-binding protein gives MKTLLGLLFVLSFMVVACSPSQDKTVSSNPEVTSTPVQAGEQKTQNKLLVVTTVAPLTNIVSNIAGDRLEVKGIIPEGTDSHTFEPRPSDADILSKANLIIANGLHLESPTEKLAKASKPKETKIFELGSNTITQDQWLFDFSFPKEKGDPNPHLWVNPKYAEAYAKLAAQQLTALDPAGKDYYATNLKNYLQRLDALDKATREIVASIPAKNRKLLTYHDSWAYWAREYGFQVIGAIQPSDFKEPSAQDVAKLIDQIRKIGVPAIFGSEVYPSKVEEQIAREAKVKTANTADDELPGKGSANAMENTNPEHTYIGMMANNMRIIASNLGGNPDLVKNLNTGNVVGPTATK, from the coding sequence ATGAAGACCCTCCTTGGATTGCTATTTGTACTGAGCTTCATGGTAGTAGCTTGCAGTCCCTCTCAGGATAAAACGGTGTCTTCTAATCCCGAAGTAACCAGTACTCCGGTTCAAGCAGGAGAGCAAAAGACACAGAATAAGCTTTTAGTTGTAACGACAGTCGCTCCTTTAACGAATATTGTAAGTAACATTGCAGGCGATCGCTTAGAAGTCAAAGGCATTATTCCAGAGGGAACCGACTCCCATACCTTTGAGCCTCGTCCCAGTGATGCCGATATCCTATCCAAAGCTAATCTGATCATCGCCAATGGGTTGCATTTGGAATCTCCGACAGAAAAACTAGCTAAAGCTTCAAAACCCAAAGAAACTAAAATCTTTGAACTAGGCAGTAATACCATTACCCAAGACCAATGGCTTTTCGACTTCAGCTTTCCTAAAGAAAAGGGCGATCCCAATCCTCATCTGTGGGTCAATCCCAAGTATGCTGAAGCTTACGCCAAACTAGCCGCCCAACAGTTAACCGCCTTAGATCCTGCTGGCAAAGACTACTATGCAACTAATCTCAAAAATTATTTACAACGTCTGGATGCCCTAGATAAGGCAACACGAGAAATCGTTGCTAGTATTCCCGCTAAAAACCGTAAACTGTTGACCTACCATGATTCTTGGGCGTATTGGGCTAGAGAGTACGGTTTCCAGGTAATTGGTGCGATTCAACCTTCAGATTTCAAAGAACCATCCGCTCAAGATGTGGCAAAGCTAATTGACCAAATTCGGAAAATAGGTGTTCCAGCCATTTTTGGTTCTGAAGTTTACCCTAGCAAGGTAGAAGAACAAATTGCCCGCGAAGCGAAGGTAAAAACAGCCAACACTGCCGATGATGAACTACCAGGTAAAGGTTCAGCTAATGCAATGGAAAATACTAATCCTGAGCATACCTATATTGGCATGATGGCTAACAACATGCGGATTATCGCCTCTAATTTGGGAGGAAATCCTGATTTGGTGAAGAATTTAAACACTGGAAATGTTGTTGGGCCAACAGCAACCAAGTAG
- a CDS encoding metal ABC transporter ATP-binding protein: protein MEPILEVRNLTCGYQTQPVFTDLNLTLYPGQLTGLVGPSGSGKSTLIRAILGLVRPWTGEIWFRGRRLKPGVAPSLVGYVPQVETVDWTFPVTALEVVMMGRYQKQKILPWSSRRDRQVARELLERVGVAHVAHQPIGNLSGGQQQRVFIARALVGEPEIVLLDEPTSSSDLHVQHELLHLLADLNQQGLTIILSTHDLNSVATHLPWVVCFNHGLICQGQPIDVFTPANLEQTFGGEMVVFYQQDRILIASGGTSLRHQMQDNLPQILRPSNSSKSA, encoded by the coding sequence ATGGAACCGATACTCGAAGTTAGAAATTTAACCTGTGGTTATCAAACCCAGCCAGTGTTTACCGATCTCAATCTGACGCTTTATCCAGGTCAACTTACTGGTTTGGTAGGGCCTTCTGGTAGTGGTAAAAGCACTTTAATCAGAGCTATTTTAGGGCTAGTTCGTCCTTGGACTGGAGAGATTTGGTTTCGAGGAAGGCGTTTAAAGCCAGGAGTAGCACCGTCTTTGGTTGGCTATGTGCCGCAGGTGGAAACGGTGGATTGGACTTTTCCAGTTACGGCATTGGAAGTGGTGATGATGGGGCGTTACCAAAAGCAAAAGATATTGCCTTGGTCTTCGCGGCGCGATCGCCAAGTTGCTAGGGAACTCCTAGAGCGCGTTGGAGTTGCCCATGTTGCCCATCAACCCATTGGTAATCTATCTGGTGGGCAACAGCAAAGGGTTTTTATTGCCCGTGCTTTAGTAGGAGAGCCGGAAATTGTTCTTCTAGATGAACCCACCAGCAGTTCAGACTTGCACGTTCAACACGAACTATTGCACCTATTGGCTGATTTGAATCAACAGGGCTTGACAATTATTCTCTCCACCCATGACCTCAATTCCGTGGCGACTCATTTACCTTGGGTAGTGTGTTTCAACCACGGTTTAATTTGTCAAGGTCAACCTATTGATGTCTTCACTCCCGCAAATCTTGAGCAAACTTTTGGCGGAGAAATGGTAGTTTTCTACCAACAAGACCGAATTCTGATTGCTAGCGGCGGTACTTCCCTACGCCATCAAATGCAAGATAACTTGCCCCAAATATTGCGCCCCTCCAACTCATCGAAATCTGCTTAA
- a CDS encoding metal ABC transporter permease → MDLLLAPFRYEFFSRAILVGMMAGLLCGIMGVYITTRRMSYIAHGLSHAILGGAVLSYVLGLNFYIGSGIWGFAAALLIQYLTGRKIYSDAAIGIVTTASFALGVAVISSYRKFSQNFEAALFGNVLGVSPNDLWVVTGVTIVLLSLVFLFYRPLLFWCFDREVAQVHGVPVFAMDTLFALMLATLLVATLNVLGVTLIISAVVIPASVARLMSDRFGYLMIISGILGTAISFVGIYLSYYLDIASGASVVLLSTAIFACVLLTKNLQGRYKRRLPLVSTKHLP, encoded by the coding sequence ATGGATCTTTTACTAGCACCCTTTCGCTACGAATTTTTTAGCCGTGCGATTCTAGTAGGCATGATGGCGGGGCTATTATGCGGCATTATGGGAGTTTATATAACAACTCGCAGAATGAGTTACATTGCCCACGGTTTATCTCATGCGATTTTAGGGGGAGCCGTGCTGAGTTATGTACTGGGCTTGAATTTCTATATTGGCTCTGGAATTTGGGGTTTTGCAGCTGCTCTGTTGATTCAATATTTGACCGGACGGAAAATTTACTCGGATGCAGCTATTGGGATTGTGACAACTGCTAGCTTTGCTTTAGGAGTAGCTGTAATCAGTAGCTATCGTAAATTTAGCCAAAACTTTGAAGCTGCTTTGTTTGGTAATGTGTTGGGGGTTTCTCCTAACGATTTGTGGGTGGTGACTGGTGTAACGATTGTCTTACTCAGTCTCGTTTTCTTGTTTTATCGCCCATTGCTATTTTGGTGTTTTGACCGGGAAGTTGCTCAAGTTCATGGCGTACCCGTTTTTGCAATGGATACTTTATTTGCTTTGATGTTGGCAACTTTATTGGTGGCTACATTGAATGTATTGGGAGTGACTTTGATTATTTCAGCAGTGGTGATTCCAGCATCAGTTGCGCGATTAATGAGCGATCGCTTTGGTTATCTGATGATTATTTCTGGGATTTTAGGAACTGCAATTTCCTTTGTGGGTATTTACCTCAGCTACTACCTTGATATTGCCTCTGGAGCCAGCGTGGTGCTACTTTCAACTGCGATATTTGCCTGTGTCTTGCTCACCAAGAACCTGCAAGGACGATATAAACGCCGTCTCCCTCTCGTTTCTACAAAGCATCTTCCTTAG
- a CDS encoding histone deacetylase family protein: MDLPIIYHPDYVAPLPEGHRFPMSKFRQLYELLLADGVANQEQFHTPECPPSQLIELVHTPNYVKAYCEGTLDAKAQRRIGLPWSPALANRTCVAVGGTILTAKLALSQGLACNTAGGTHHAFPSYGSGFCIFNDLAIACRVLQKFGLVQKILIVDLDVHQGDGTAFIFQDDDSVFTFSMHCEVNFPGTKQNSDLDVPLPVGMEDDAYLQTLANYLSDLLSKVKPDLVFYDAGVDPHIGDRLGKLALTDAGIFRREMQVLSTCMSSGYPVACVIGGGYADDMKSLVWRHSLLHRAASEVYHQYKL; the protein is encoded by the coding sequence ATGGACTTGCCAATTATTTACCACCCAGATTACGTTGCCCCACTACCTGAAGGACATCGTTTCCCGATGTCTAAATTCCGACAACTTTACGAATTGCTGTTAGCTGATGGTGTGGCGAATCAAGAACAATTTCACACGCCTGAATGCCCGCCGTCACAGTTGATAGAATTAGTCCATACCCCAAACTATGTTAAAGCTTACTGTGAAGGAACCTTAGATGCCAAAGCACAGCGTCGCATTGGTTTGCCTTGGAGTCCAGCATTAGCAAATCGTACTTGTGTGGCGGTAGGTGGTACGATACTCACTGCTAAATTGGCACTAAGTCAGGGTTTAGCTTGTAATACGGCTGGTGGAACTCATCATGCTTTTCCTAGTTATGGATCTGGTTTTTGTATTTTCAACGATTTAGCGATCGCCTGTCGCGTTTTACAAAAATTCGGACTAGTCCAAAAAATTCTAATTGTAGATTTGGATGTGCATCAAGGAGACGGCACTGCTTTTATCTTCCAAGACGACGACAGCGTTTTTACTTTTTCTATGCACTGCGAAGTCAATTTCCCCGGTACTAAACAAAACAGCGATTTGGATGTTCCTTTGCCCGTGGGAATGGAAGATGATGCTTATTTACAAACTTTAGCGAATTATCTATCAGATTTATTATCTAAAGTCAAGCCAGACTTAGTATTTTATGATGCAGGTGTTGACCCTCATATAGGCGATCGCTTGGGCAAATTAGCCCTTACAGATGCTGGGATTTTTCGCCGAGAAATGCAGGTTTTGAGTACCTGTATGAGTAGCGGTTATCCAGTCGCTTGCGTCATTGGCGGCGGTTATGCTGATGATATGAAATCCTTGGTATGGCGACATTCCCTGTTGCATCGGGCCGCTAGCGAAGTTTACCATCAGTACAAACTATAG
- a CDS encoding translation initiation factor IF-2 N-terminal domain-containing protein, whose translation MNNGKLRIYELAKELNFDSKKLLLICEKLKIVVKSHTSTISESDAERIRAIANKLTAKSSKTKTNTEDWGYMFIASAIDSFIRHLEGETALKSYPDFRERRDRANELMYECVGKKPSLFYVRRKGAGKEAREEIWDLTIATDSDDFQLPARLEKLKKTLGFRAAVPKDGRGGIKILSAQLLQPSRGHADSYAIPCRLRLLPNHQHHLDIPPATLKRIAAAPVCGENVPTEDQLKAWKAFLQIEEKIAKARQFCVRYVSHNYNFKRRISFEIDVASATLDGFYQNSLDVENFWERARRTKNEDLKLFETAPVGKNWISGRQLGTVEEVDPNRCIISLRLERDLAEFMATERYKLPDTGFLCFEAVGDIQQIQRKKKALDDLNNGYTQNPYLGNFLFDASQARQIKTTVELQPQDLLLSSANPGQKAAVEKVLAAKDLVLIQGPPGTGKTTVIAEICYQIALRGGRTLIASQANLAVDNALSRLVHNPVIRAVRKGRAEKVGEEGQPFLEDQVIGRWLENTANDCENNLTQRLENIQIFSQLLASSQRFTAYFQAEEEFNQQQIKFNQNKFKVESDFKNQEKSYNETVEKQNVVESLIAGLENILNTAPNINWEAPEVTNFLPLLKPYTEGNSLVEEFLANVRQTIKYTDELGFVRPALGAFGLAVWLRETVVRELSGFKTALTFAQNASKAISEVAATVQIVQQNFASLNQLQPDYQKYIAKLQNIQQTIQIWENRKREIDYIISAVKEWKSTAPSFLYQTLKECHQSGLSLTENLVDLPLGLLMFANTLKLPIVPKVYKINLPEWELLTKAIAYEIDGNFTDRQGKQHNFSYFLQQNFSQIPMVLSKSDRTQWEQTYQQFNNYQLLNPKQRKLLVENTQFFLIRMQKTYGTSWEWNNIDSTLNRITQELLDTILANARQCVLKVKTETEQQLQHLQRQLNELQKNEVSQQQISITQAEAEKAQQDANLQLGQVINILQELNQQNIPAQLRILTEQYLATQSKIWEQPQEFLNPVNSWDTSISQLEKLISFLEPFAVLEMIKTSLYEHLSKVQQETETSLQKLQKLQISLREIEQKLQPQPSEGLIEERSWWLTEWQRIPNKFKPEKFANDLFNIELLRGINISFESWQQQLQKDEAYLNKYQNFVQDWIGKLRQPNERDRDDLRRIYLDNANVVGITCVQAANRGFSEEFKSFDVVIIDEVSKCTPPELLIPALKGKKLVMVGDHRQLPPMLDTSTLEEVAQTIGNTRDELQFLEESLFKSQFESADESIKQMLTTQYRMHPFIMGAINQFYDGKLESGILEPDTKRAHHLADEIIQESHHLIWVKTPIENQFLEQRNGTSYFNTQEIDAIEHLCQQFETTWASRVAKGEPKKEIAVITFYGAQLRKIDERLQSELFPSLEIRTGTVDRFQGMERAVVIVSMVRNNSKGDVGFAKKPERVNVAFSRAQELLIIVGCHNLFTHQSGKVGSMYSEVSNIVSLHGGFVDVSRII comes from the coding sequence ATGAACAACGGCAAACTCAGAATATACGAACTAGCAAAAGAATTAAATTTTGATAGCAAGAAATTATTATTAATTTGCGAAAAGCTCAAAATTGTAGTCAAAAGCCATACCAGTACAATCTCAGAATCCGATGCAGAACGTATTCGTGCAATAGCAAATAAACTAACAGCAAAATCCTCGAAAACTAAAACAAATACTGAAGATTGGGGCTATATGTTTATAGCTTCAGCAATTGATAGTTTTATCCGTCATCTTGAAGGTGAAACCGCTTTAAAATCATATCCCGATTTTAGAGAGCGGCGCGATCGCGCCAATGAGTTAATGTATGAATGTGTCGGTAAAAAGCCCTCCCTATTTTATGTACGTCGCAAAGGCGCGGGGAAAGAAGCAAGAGAAGAAATTTGGGATTTGACAATAGCAACAGACTCCGATGATTTTCAGTTACCCGCAAGACTTGAGAAGCTTAAAAAAACATTAGGATTTAGAGCGGCTGTACCAAAAGATGGACGCGGCGGGATAAAAATACTTTCGGCTCAATTGTTACAACCCTCACGGGGACATGCTGATAGTTATGCTATACCTTGTCGCTTGCGTCTGTTACCTAATCATCAGCATCATCTCGACATTCCACCCGCAACATTGAAACGCATTGCAGCCGCGCCAGTTTGTGGCGAAAATGTGCCCACAGAAGATCAGCTTAAAGCTTGGAAAGCGTTTTTGCAAATTGAAGAAAAAATTGCGAAAGCACGTCAGTTTTGTGTGCGTTACGTAAGTCATAACTATAACTTCAAAAGACGAATCAGTTTTGAAATAGATGTAGCTTCAGCCACCCTTGACGGCTTTTATCAAAATTCTCTCGATGTAGAAAACTTTTGGGAACGAGCAAGACGTACAAAAAACGAAGATTTAAAGCTTTTTGAAACTGCTCCCGTCGGCAAAAATTGGATTAGTGGTCGTCAATTAGGAACTGTTGAAGAAGTTGACCCCAACCGTTGTATTATTAGCCTCAGATTAGAACGTGACTTAGCTGAATTCATGGCAACAGAGCGTTATAAGTTGCCAGATACCGGATTTTTATGTTTTGAAGCAGTTGGTGATATTCAGCAGATTCAGCGCAAGAAAAAAGCTTTAGATGATTTGAATAATGGTTACACCCAAAATCCATATCTGGGTAACTTTTTATTCGATGCTTCTCAAGCTAGACAAATCAAAACAACTGTTGAACTTCAACCACAAGATTTGTTATTATCTTCTGCAAATCCTGGTCAGAAAGCAGCAGTAGAAAAGGTACTTGCCGCTAAGGATCTTGTTCTCATCCAAGGCCCACCAGGTACTGGTAAAACTACCGTAATTGCCGAGATTTGCTATCAAATAGCTCTTCGCGGTGGACGTACTCTAATCGCATCTCAAGCCAATTTAGCAGTAGATAACGCCCTGAGTCGATTAGTTCACAACCCCGTAATTCGCGCTGTAAGAAAAGGTAGAGCCGAAAAAGTTGGGGAGGAAGGACAGCCATTTTTAGAAGACCAAGTGATTGGCAGATGGCTAGAAAATACAGCAAATGATTGTGAAAATAATCTCACTCAAAGGCTCGAAAATATCCAAATTTTCAGTCAATTACTTGCATCATCACAAAGATTTACAGCCTACTTTCAAGCAGAAGAAGAATTCAATCAACAACAAATTAAATTCAATCAAAATAAGTTCAAAGTAGAGAGCGACTTTAAAAATCAAGAAAAATCTTATAACGAAACTGTAGAAAAACAGAACGTGGTTGAATCCCTAATTGCAGGACTAGAAAATATACTAAATACTGCACCAAATATCAACTGGGAAGCTCCAGAAGTTACAAATTTTTTGCCGCTTCTTAAGCCATATACAGAAGGTAACAGTTTAGTAGAAGAATTTTTAGCAAATGTTCGTCAAACCATCAAATATACTGATGAACTTGGCTTTGTGCGTCCGGCGCTTGGTGCTTTTGGTTTAGCGGTTTGGTTGCGTGAAACTGTAGTACGAGAACTTTCTGGATTTAAAACAGCTTTAACTTTTGCTCAAAATGCAAGTAAAGCCATATCAGAAGTTGCAGCAACAGTACAAATTGTCCAACAAAATTTCGCCTCATTAAATCAGCTACAACCAGATTATCAGAAATATATTGCCAAACTGCAAAACATACAGCAAACAATCCAGATATGGGAAAACCGCAAACGCGAAATAGATTATATTATCTCAGCAGTTAAGGAATGGAAATCTACAGCACCTTCTTTTCTCTATCAAACTTTAAAAGAATGTCATCAATCAGGTTTATCACTAACAGAGAATTTAGTTGACTTGCCACTAGGTTTATTGATGTTTGCTAATACATTAAAATTACCAATAGTACCAAAAGTTTACAAAATTAACCTGCCAGAATGGGAGTTATTGACAAAAGCGATCGCTTATGAAATAGACGGCAATTTTACTGACAGACAAGGTAAACAGCATAACTTTAGCTATTTTTTACAACAAAATTTTAGTCAGATTCCAATGGTGCTATCAAAGAGCGATCGCACCCAATGGGAGCAAACTTATCAGCAGTTTAATAATTATCAGCTACTCAACCCCAAACAGCGAAAATTATTAGTTGAAAATACCCAGTTTTTCTTAATTAGAATGCAAAAAACCTATGGTACATCATGGGAATGGAATAATATCGACTCTACTCTCAACCGAATTACACAAGAATTGCTAGATACAATCCTTGCAAATGCACGTCAATGCGTTTTAAAAGTAAAAACAGAAACTGAACAACAGCTTCAGCATCTGCAACGCCAATTAAATGAACTTCAAAAAAATGAAGTTAGCCAACAGCAAATATCCATTACTCAAGCTGAAGCCGAAAAAGCACAGCAGGATGCTAACTTGCAGCTTGGACAAGTTATAAATATTTTGCAAGAACTTAATCAACAAAATATTCCTGCTCAATTACGTATTCTAACTGAACAATATCTCGCAACACAATCAAAGATTTGGGAGCAGCCACAAGAATTTTTAAATCCAGTCAATTCTTGGGACACTTCCATTAGTCAACTTGAAAAATTAATTTCATTCTTAGAACCCTTTGCTGTCTTGGAGATGATTAAAACTTCTCTCTATGAGCATTTATCAAAGGTACAACAAGAAACTGAGACTTCCCTACAAAAACTTCAAAAATTACAAATTAGCCTACGCGAAATAGAACAAAAATTACAACCGCAGCCATCAGAAGGTTTAATAGAAGAAAGAAGCTGGTGGTTGACAGAATGGCAAAGAATACCGAATAAATTTAAACCAGAGAAGTTTGCTAATGACTTGTTTAATATAGAGTTATTACGTGGTATAAATATTAGCTTTGAATCTTGGCAACAGCAATTACAAAAAGATGAAGCTTATCTCAATAAATATCAGAATTTTGTACAAGATTGGATAGGAAAATTAAGACAGCCAAATGAGCGCGACCGCGACGATTTAAGGCGCATATATCTAGATAATGCCAACGTCGTCGGGATCACCTGTGTTCAAGCTGCAAATAGGGGTTTTTCGGAAGAATTCAAATCTTTTGATGTCGTCATCATTGATGAAGTTAGTAAGTGTACTCCACCAGAATTACTAATCCCAGCATTGAAAGGAAAAAAGTTAGTCATGGTAGGCGATCATCGGCAATTACCACCCATGCTTGATACTAGCACTTTGGAAGAAGTTGCTCAAACAATTGGCAACACACGAGATGAACTACAATTTTTAGAAGAATCACTATTTAAAAGCCAGTTTGAATCTGCTGATGAAAGCATTAAACAAATGCTAACTACACAATATCGAATGCATCCCTTTATTATGGGAGCAATCAATCAGTTTTACGATGGTAAACTAGAATCTGGTATTTTAGAACCTGACACAAAACGCGCACATCATCTAGCAGACGAAATTATCCAAGAATCTCACCATCTTATCTGGGTAAAAACGCCTATAGAGAATCAGTTTTTAGAGCAAAGAAACGGAACTTCTTACTTCAATACTCAAGAAATTGATGCAATTGAACATTTGTGTCAGCAGTTCGAGACTACTTGGGCTTCTAGAGTTGCTAAAGGTGAACCGAAAAAAGAAATTGCCGTAATTACATTTTATGGCGCTCAATTAAGAAAAATCGATGAGCGCCTGCAATCTGAACTTTTCCCTTCATTAGAAATTCGTACTGGTACAGTAGACCGATTTCAAGGTATGGAACGAGCTGTTGTAATTGTTAGTATGGTTCGCAACAATAGCAAAGGAGATGTGGGATTTGCGAAGAAGCCAGAACGGGTAAATGTTGCATTTTCTCGCGCTCAAGAACTTTTGATAATTGTGGGTTGTCATAATTTGTTTACCCATCAATCAGGTAAAGTCGGAAGTATGTATTCTGAAGTTTCAAATATTGTTAGTCTTCATGGAGGTTTCGTTGATGTTTCTCGAATCATTTGA